In Silurus meridionalis isolate SWU-2019-XX chromosome 7, ASM1480568v1, whole genome shotgun sequence, the genomic stretch TAAcgaagtgtgaggtgtgaaATGAGCAAGTGTACAAATGAGTTTTTGTGTCAACCCAATCTGGTTGTACATCACATGCTAATATCTACGAGACACCAAAAGGGATCATTAGGATGTCACTGATGCcttataataaagtacaaataaaacaaacattgaaaaccAATTAGTTCTAATGGTTACCAGCTGATGGTTATTGTAGAGTTTATAATGGTATTTGTATAGTTGAATACGTCAAAGGTTTTTATGACGTATCTTTTGTTTCATGGACGTTTCACTACATTTAACTAgaggtatatatatttttaaaaattattagcAATATATAAACAGTCCCAAACTCTTCCTAAAAGAAAGTATgaatcatttatataatttttaaagatttacaaAACACCAGCTATTAACACTATTAGTAGCTCCAATACCCTGAATTGTACCTGTGTAATGGACGTTTTGACGTTCATTAGAAGCAAGGCATCAAGTTCAATCGGATTTAAAACGATTTGAACATATTGAAACTTTGAATATAAACACGAATTGTTTGTACTTTTCCGGATTTTTCCCCCTCACCTTGTATTGGTCATTAGGGCCGAGCTTGTTCCAGGGTTCAGGGTTATTGGTGTGGTCCCACCTATGGCGCACATTATATAGTTAAATGcttgatgttttaaaatataaaaaattttacacAACTCCACAACTAATGGTAGCCTTTTGTTTCGCATTGTGCATTTACTGTTTGGTCTAAAATAATTGGATCAAAACATAAATTATGCTAATATTTTATCGCCATCCGCATTAGCTAGAAGCAGTTATTACCTCTGGTCTTAATTAACTGTATATAGACTTatactctattttttttttttttttaaggcactCACGTGCAGTCCGGGTTCTTGAGCGCCGCCCGGCAGAGAGAGAGGACCGACATGGTGGCTCCGCCTCCAATGAATACAAACAGAGGGATtagctgtgaaaaaaaaaacgctgtgaTACCTAAAATAGCATAACGTAATGCGACAGTAAGAATGCAACTAATTCATTTCCTTATCTGAATTTCCAAATTGACATTTTTAACCTGGAAAAGCCTTACTAGCGagatcaaaagtttgtggacacctgacctcgTTCCACGGTTAGACCCGATTTCCTGTAATAATAAATTCCGCTCTTCTTAAAATGTTTCACTGAATTTTTGGGGAGTGTACTGGTGGAAATATGTGCTCaatcaaccacaagggtgttagtaaattcactGATGTAGATGTGAGGAGGCTTTGCAATTCGAGCCAGAGCGGCAAAAGTAATCCCAAAGgtatttaatagggttgaggtcaaagctctatagcaggagatcttccactcaagcatatcatcatggagctggctttggatGTCATGCTGGTTTGGGGTTTTCCCTTTAAGTGACCAaaaacatcttatacaattgtgtgctccAGCTTTGTGGGATTATTGTGGGAAAGAACCGCATATAATGCCTTCTGATTGGCCAAAAGGCATTGATTAATGTTTAGGATTAGGATCTAGGATTAGTTGCAgcgtctttctttctttctttcttttaaaaacaatgcatttgttttgcatttttctagAATTCTATGTGTTGTAGTAAAGCATGCTTATAGTTAGATGGTGTACAGCATTTTGTATTTGACCTCAATGTCCTTGTACTGGTTTCCTTTCAGGAATTTGAAAGCCAGAATGCAATGTCATATGCAAGCATTCAATCATTTTAGATCATATCATATTATGAGAAATATATTCGCCCACCATAAACGTCTCGACTGATCATAAATCGCGTGCACTGCTGTAggtatattatactatataggCCTTATGGAATTCCGCATTGCAGCGCGCGCCGTTATACACGTGAGAATCATAATCAGATTAAATGGGAGACTGGTTAGTCCGATCTATTTAATCTAATAATCTAATTAGatcctgaaaagaaaaatgctcctggtttcattcattatttcaaaGCTGATCACAGATCCCCCGTGAATAGCGATGGACCGTTTAATTCAATGTCAATTAGGTTGAAAGGAAAGAAGCGCGCTTACCGCCGGGTGACTCCTCAGCTGCTTTACAACCGTTCCAAGCATCTTGTCTGAAATAATGCAAACAAATATCTAGATTATAGCCTGTATAATAAGAAGAGGAAGAATACTCAAAGATGTCTCGCGATGTGCGCTTGAGCTCTTTTCCGGGTGGGTCGACTCCGAGTGATCCGAGTCTAATGGTAAACGACTCGGGGTTTAAATGCCTGGAGTCGAttctttatttcaaatgtattcataTACTATCATAATAttgccatctatctatctatctatctatctatctatctatctatctatctatctatctatctatctatctatctgtctgtctgtctgtctgtctgttcacccATTCTATCtttctattcattcattctatctatctatctatctatctatctatctatctatctatctatctatctatctgtctgtctgtctgtctgtctgtctgtctgtctgtctgtctagatggatggatggatgtacagacagacagacagacagacagatagatagatagatagatagatagatagatagatagatagatagatagatagatagatagatagatagatagatagaatgaatgaatagaaaGATAGAATGggtgaatagatagatagatatttcttcgccaccagatgtcgccactGCTTTTTGAGTGTGTGGGCCCTTTCTCTTTCGTTACTGTCTTCTTTTCTTGTTTAAGATTTAATATTGTTAATGTTTATCTTTTAATGTTGATTAGGTTTGTTTGTGATTTCTTGTGTTTCTTTGGTGTCCCCAGTCTTCCGCCCTGAGTTACACTGCTTTTGATTATTTGATATTGTTAGTGTCttgttggagaagtgaagaaaagagtgcaggcagggtggagtgggtggagaagagtgggaGTAAAAAGAagagtttataggactgtgacTACTGTTCATCCATTctatatctatctgtctgtctgtctatctatctatctatccatttattcatctatttatgtatctatctatctacctatctatttgtctgtctgtctgtctgtctgtctatttttttcagtttcgtTAAAACAGAACAGTTATTTATAAAAGCTATAATAATGTGGATTAATCAGAGCCCTGACATCAGACACTATATTAAACATGAACCCTTTACCTGCAGTATCCCGGATGAGTATGTTATTCTTATTATAGGATTGCTGAAATCGAGTTCTTCTACTTTACAGAAGCTGTAAAAACTAATCGGAGTCTGGATGCCTACAGTTACTTCCTCAGCGGAGAGATGTAATCGCTTATAACGCGTAGTTTGAGTCTAATTGGAGCGTCACACGCGCTTATAAACGCTTTTTGTTTGGATACGTTGCTATGGTAACCGGGGATCAACAGCGCGCATTGCATATGCGCATATCCGGGTATGTCAATATTAATTCACTGTAATAAACGATTTATAATAATTGatgtacaataaaacaataaataattttatttcactgtgaatTTTTCTTGCGCGTCTAATCGTGCACTTACGGTGCTGGGAGCGTTTAAGAACAATATAAATGAAGCGCTGTTATGACGCGTCTTTATATAGCTAAAAGTAAAAATTGCTCCCACTGaattttcacttgagtaaaattacAAAGTATTTGAATTGTACACATGTGCATAAGCACCCAAAGTACTATGATCTTTTATAGATATAATGTCATATTTATCACAAGAGTCTTTTTAAtcatgatattaatgagtcaaacactgatatctattaaaatgatgatttatttcatttcttcttctcaaaatgttctgcttgctgttgaactgaggTCGGTGGAAGTGTGTAGTATGTTGCCTGGAAACAGTTTCCCAGCCAACATTGTCATGTGGGCCCCATGTGGGTTTTTGATGGGCTGTCACTTGGGCCCTGCATGGGCAACCCAAACGGGGCCGAGAAATTTGTCCATCGGCTCCACATGGGCCCCATGTGTGTTAGCCCAGAAGGGCGACTGATGGGTCCATGGTGGGCTCTAAGTGGGGCCTGTATAGGTGTTCTTTATATGGGCCTATTAGGGTCCCAAATAGGTTTTAAAAATGTGGGCTATTGGGCCCACATGACTTAATCATGGGTCAACCCACAAATGGGGTTGTTATGGGACCACAGTGGGTGAGAATTGGgtcccatttattaatttcatcattGATTTCTGTGGGTGAACTTAATGTGTACTTAATCTTACCATGAAAAATCCACTGTCAAACCATTTTAAACCTCAgttacaatgtaaaactgtgccTGACCAAACAAAGAACTAATATTGATATTGTTGATTTTATGTGCTGCtctatgtttaaaattacatggctgagtatttgaactgtgaaaaagaaatgacttcaactcagaatgtgtaaatcacatttaatttaaattaattcaagtaaaaaaacagaaacaggaaTAACAGAATTACTAAAGTAGAATAGTTCACTGGTGGGTCCATGCAGATTCCTCGGctgcacacctacaaaacagtagaaaagaaagaaaagacagaaacggcaatttagtacattttaaaataccacCATTCACAtcagcatctaaaaaaaaaacatgcatcaatataattaagacatatcctagaatctcatcagtgaattgttcccacctctgcctcacACAGTAATACTCTTATGCCAGGGGACCAGTCATGGAATCCAAAACGTATAGttgtaacaattaaaatatcaaccttGCGTCTGAACTTAACTCTTAAACGAATATTTGGCTTTTGCCAAAAGCCAGTGATTGAACAATGATTCTGATAAGCTGAAAGATGTAGGTCACACCTCGGATCacggattttttatttattttaacatcctgATCATGATTCCTTGGCTTTGCCAGTTAACATAATAACGTTTTacagttaattgtgtatttcatcagattatttaggataataatatccaaaaggccaaggaatcataaacaaacaatgataaaataaacaaacaactcacctttcaggtcatcgacacacatcaacaccactGACGAATAGAGATTGAACAATAAGCAGTCCCAGACGGGTTTGTCACTTGTTGTGGTCcctttgaaacatttattttgtgatctgtgctatttggttgtgttgtgaggatttgcaacgtgtttctgtgtttgtgttgtgaggttgcagcgtgtttctgtgtttggttgtgttgtgaggatttgcaacgtgtttctgtgtttggttgtgttgtgaggatttgaagcgtgtttctgtgtttggttgtgttgtgaggatttgcagcgtgtttctgtgtttggttgtgttgtgatttgcagcgtgtttctgtgtttggttgtgttgtgaggatttgcagcgtgtttctgtgtttggttgtgttgaggatttgcagtgtttctgtgtttggttgtgttgtgaggattgcagcgtgtttctgtgtttggttgtgttgtgaggatttgcgtgtttctgtgtttggttgtgttgtggggttgcagcgtgtttctgtgtttgttgtgttgtgaggatttgcaacgtgtttctgtgtttggttgtgttgtgatttgcagcgtgttctgtgtttggttgtgtgaggatttgcagcgtgtttctgtgtttggttgtgttgtggggttgcagcgtgtttctgtgtttggttgtgttgtggggttgcagcgtgtttctgtgtttggttgtgttgtgaggttgcagcgtgtttctgtgtttggttgtgtgtgaggatttgcgtgtttctgtgtttggttgtgtgaggatttgcgtgtttctgtgtttggttgtgttgtgaggatttgagcgtgtttctgtgtttggttgtgttgaggatttgcagcgtgtttctgtgtttggttgtgttgtggggttgcagcgtgtttctgtgtttggttgtgttgtgaggatttgcaacgtgtttctgtgttggttgtgttgtgaggatttgcagcgtgtttctgtgtttggttgtgttgtgaggatttgcagcgtgtttctgtgtttggttgtgttgtgaggatttgcagcgtgtttctgtgtttggttgtgttgtgggggttgcagcgtgtttctgtgtttggttgtgttgtgggGGGTTGCAGCACATGTGTTGTCAAACTGataacgttgttttttttttaatttactggtggttttttctatttgcatgtgttttcttcagttgtagcatgtataggatgccttgagGATCAGTAATTTATATGATATTCTTCCATCTCAGGGTGGAGtattcctttaattaaacagaTGCAAAAACAGTGATCGGGATAAAATATGATTAATTGTGCAGCCCTAGCTATAGGTTATATGACTTACACTTCCGGCTGTACTGCCCTCCGATCATGGTCCCGCTGTGCTCTCAAAGCACGGTTGCCTTCTCCGTCTCTTgcatttgtgaaccatttaccAAGCGCTTTCTCCAGCTCTCTCTTACTGACAGTTTTCAGCAAACGGTTCTGCTTCAGGTTTCCTGTTaagcaaaaaaatgaatataaagtaGAGCATGCTACTGCATCAACCAGGGCACAACCCATTATTTGTATACATGCAAGTTACATGAgcataagacaaaaaaaaaaaaagacaaaaaatcaCAATCATAAGCACCTTTTAATCCACCATTTGTCCAAACTGTTAACTGATCCGAGTAAATGATGTTAAAATTACACAATACCATGCAAAAAGTTAAATGCATCAATATGGTGAATTTCAGGCTTTGTTGTGATTAATGTTTAGAATAATTAGTGGGGTCTTGAACACATTCGATTATTAAATTCGTATTGGTTCACTCTGGACCGTGAATATGAACTGACCACTGTACATTAGTTTAAGTTACTTACTTATAACGATGCGCCTGACTGACTTTCTGAACGGCGCAAAATTACCTTATCTTTAACGTTTAATCATAACGTATCATATTTTtagtaatgtttaaaaataatataaatatgaaagttttttatcacctctacccatttcacctaaatcacattaaaataatctTCAGTATtgctacagtatatacacatgttataaaggtagtgaaagagaaagagactccacagtgcttttactgtttcaccctCCTGTTATCATGAGGACACTACATGGAGAAAACACGGgtgaaaatggtttaaaaagtcgttatttccacattttagtagaCAATGTCCTAGTTATCTGCTAATCGTTAAGAATGTTCAGTTTTCCACAGGTGtttattcagttcaattcaattcatttttatttgtattgcgcttttaacaatgaacattgtctcaaagcagctttacacagataatgtggtgattaaacgtaaatatgtttatctctgaggtaaaccagTTCACTCTCCACACTGGCCTTCGTTATATCCTGCCTGTAATTTAATTACCACAAATCTTTCAaaagtatacattaaataaaagcaaacagtaaaatgtgattaattaaTTACCGTGACAGAGATGTCAGGTtctccaggtcaggtcaggtgctCCAGTGGTAGTGAGTGATGACTGTTTCTTCAGAATCAGAAGGCGGGAACACAGGAGCGATTGGGAGACTCTGTGAGCTGcacaactgatttttttttattttattgtatttttttaactaaagtTATGTTATTGTTAATGTATAAAATTTTTGTTTCGATCATATAAAACACgcaaaaaacatatcaattgaATTTATCATCAATTGAATAATATAGCTAAATATAGCCCAAATGTGGCCCATACAGGGCCCTCGAATAAACACAATGAGCAACCTAACTGGGGCCCACAACCCTGACTAAGCTGGGGCCCACATTCAGCAAATCAAAGTGCTCCCTCTGACCCCATGCCCACGTGATGCCCATATAACCCAGATAAAACCCATGTGGGGCCCACATGGACATGTTAGCTGGGTTGTGGTAATAAACAAGAAGGTGCGATTCACTGCTGTCTGacgtctttcttttttaaaaatcaaattCATGATCAATTCAAATTGATCATTTATTGTTGGTTTTAGATAAGAATAGATTCCTTTGAGTTGTTAGACAGTATAAATCTTTCACTGCTGTAATCCGAgcatcatgttttgtttttcggGAATTTCAACTTGAATTTCCGACAGCAGGTTAGTTAGTGGTCTGAGAGAGCACATGAACGACGTGGTCCTAGTTTTAATTTGGACATTTGTAATCGCAAGAATAAATAAACCGTTTAACACCAGTGTTTCGACTGTGCACGTTACCTAACCAGAAATGTCCAAGGACCAAAGACGTCAATATATATATCCAGCCAGGAATCCTCTATCCTCTTGGAAATTGAAATCCTACCTTTACATTTGTGGTAAACTGTTTGTGGAAGGCAGACATATGactgtgatgatcaggtgttgATATACTCTTAGCCATATAGCATAGCTTTGGCAGTAAGTTTGGGGTCATTCTCCCTGTCAGAAGGTGAGCTTCTACTCAAGTCTGAAGCCCCTTGTCGAATAGATGAAATATTCTATTCTAATATTCATCCGGCCTCCCCTCAACCTTGACCAATTCCGTCCTAATGAaaagtgttaccacaaaatGATGCCACCACCACCGTGTCTCACAGTGTGCACAATCCGTTAACAACAATAAAAGAGGACTGACAACAATGTAAACCTggcacagaataaaaaaaagggtccAAAAAAGAGGCAGTTGTTTTATTGCAGGTAGAACAGAAACAGCCGCATTTTTATTGGCGTCACGAACAGGATTTTGCGACGTCAAAATGAACGGACatttaaaaagtgtgaaaaTCGGTCGTTTGATGACGACATCACCCTCAATCACGTAGCAAAGCCTCGATGACACAAAGCTCTCCCGGTGTTTACAATGAGATGCTAATGCAGAGACCGAACCTGGCAGTTACATGAACAGTAGACATACGTATGCACTGGTctgtaaaagtacagataaatatatttacagatgCATCTTTTCAGATTTACATGGCGCAGAAATGGCTGTTTTTGGCAGTTTAGATTCATCTTCAGACAAATGGGAATGAATtgaaagagagggggaaaaTAAAGGCAGCTAGTTTCTTGTCATAACCATACCTCAGGATAGCTTTGTGCATTTTACGCAGAAGTCTTGTTGACTAATTAAAGGGAGAAATTTGAGAAAGATCTGAGAGAGTGTGACTTGTTTAGCTAGAAGTGTGTGTCTGGTGGTTAGGCAGTCGGTGCATAGTCCACAGTCGAGGAAAAGTGTGCGGCAAGGACACCCGAAGACAAGGAAACAGtcggaaaaaagagagagaaattaggAAAAGAAGCAGAAATTAGAGGAGTCAGTGTGAAATCTTGTACCGGTAATCGGTTTCTAGATTAAACCACATGACGTAGTGCATTTGCATTgaacattatacagtacagaccaaaagtttggacacaccttcttattcaaagagttttctttattttcatgactatgaaaattgtagattcacactgaaggcatcaaaactatgaattaacacatgtggaattagatatggaattatatacataacaaaaaagtgtgaaacaactgaaaaatgtcatattctaggttcttcaaagtagccaccttttgctttgattactgctttgcacactcttggcattctcttgatgagcttcaagaggtagtcacctgaaatggtcttccaacagtagCAGTTCCCgaagatgcttggcacttgttggcccttttgccttcactctgcggtccagctcacccctaaaccatctcgattgggttcaggtccggtgactgtggaggccaggtcatctggcgcagcaccccatcactctccttcttggtcaaatagcccttgatgccttcagtgtgactctacaattttcatagtcatgaaaataaagaaaactctttgaatgagaaggtgtgtccaaacttttggtctgtactgtacatcgGCTAATAATCAGCTGCTGTGTCTTTGGATGCCTTtgctgattaaataaatgtgtgtgtttgtgtgacagtgtgtgtgtgtgtgtgtgtgtgtgtgtgtgtgtgtgtgtgtgtgtggttctagCTGGGTGTGAGAGCAGGACTTGGCTCTGCACTAATGTTCACCAGGCACTCTGTGGACCTCAGGCTGGGCAGAGACTTACAGCTGGGTAAAGAGCTCAGGGAACCACACAGGCCTAAGATGGAGGGCGTAAAGTTTTTATCTGTAGAGGACGAGACAAAAGAACAATCATAAACACCATTAGATTGCAGTCGCTGGGCAAAAATGTGTGATTTGCTATGAAAGAGCATTGTTTTATGCCATAATATGTTTGTTAAATACatattgtctatatagtgttataaaataacaatattgtcctaaagcaaaaacaaaatacaattacACTTGTATCAGTTCTGTGGTTTTATTAATCAGTGCCTTGAAGTCGTTCCATTTCTAATCACGtcttttcactgaaaaaatggTGAATCGCTAATttttggaaatggccttatagCCCTTTCCAAACTGATGAGCAGCAACGATTGCTTCTCTGACCAATGTCTGATGTCCTTTTTTCTTGGCATGATATAGACACATATCTGAATGCCCCAGACCACCAAACAGCCTAACATTCATCTTTTATAGAGGTAGTCACACTTTGATGATGATTTCAGTCTGAAATCATTCTAAAGGTTTTACCTGCTCTGCACCAAGGCTGGCCATTTGGCTTCCCTTCGGTTTTTTGAGAATCCGAGTCCAAGCTGATGTGTGCCGAGAGAAGCTCAGGACTCCGGAAGCTTCCACTGTGGCTTAAATGCAAAGAACAACATTTAGTTAAGATTCTGGCAAATTTGGAGTTATTGGAGTCCTGCAAATGCCAGTCTCAGATGCCAGTATCAGACCTGCAGTAGAGCTGGCTTTCTTCCTGGTTGTTGTAGGTGTGCAATGATGGCCACTGGTTTACAAGAGGAATGGATATATCCTTAGACAAAGGATTTGCTTCACCAGGAATCAGACTTGTTCtgagaaataaaagcattataAATCAGGACATTGTCTAAACCCAGCTTCGCATTTCTCAATGATGGTGACATTGAAACCCTTGGGTACAAAACTCATTACAGGGTTTTTAGGTAGGACCGTCTTACTCATGAAAAACGGAAGTATTATAACCAAATGCATCGATATTAAACTACACTACTGTATTGTAGCTGCTGAAGAAAAGCGCCCAAGACTTTCCGAACAATCAGGTCGACTCTGCTGTGCGGCATAACAAAAGACTGTGGGGTGTCTTACAGCTGCTCCTGTAACTCCAGCACGACAGACTCCAATTCTCTCTTCTCCTGTTGGCTCTGAAGCTGAATCTCCTCCAGTTTCTTGTTCAGTTTCTTGTTTTCCATTTCCAGATTCTTCAGCTGCGACTCCCGCAATCGCACGAGCTCCTCCAGataaccctacacacacacatacgcacacacctGAGCTCTGTAAGTCACTCCACAGCATCTTTCACCCTTATTCTAattactttcattttcctcattaaatTGCATCCCCATTTACAGTATAACATCGTTTTCAGTTTGATATTTCATTGATATTAAGAATTCCGAAGCAAATAATTGTCCACTCTTCTGCCCCCCCATGTGATTCGTTGCTTCAGTGTTATATCTAAACATTATGCCTAAGGATGATGCTCCATTGCTGTGGGTTCAAACAGGCAGTATAATAAcaggcaaaaagaaaaaaaactatgacATACCGTACTAAGAAAAGAATCAACGTCCGGATGGTAACAGTGATTCTAGTCTCTGCTCACCTTCTGGGCGTTTACAATTTTGAACCTCTGATCCATCCTGCGGCATTTGTTCCTCCAGCTTTCTTCGTCAGTGACCAGCGGGATGTAGGGATGCTCAGGAATGCTGTCGTCGCTGTTGCTGCTGTCCACGCTGCAGCAGTCGTCGTCGTCGCTCAGATAGTCGTAGCTGAACAGACAAATAAACGGTGGGAAAAGTGATTTCCATCACATGACAAtataagttttatttatttggaaaatGATTGAAAAGCTGACCTCTGAGTAAACTTGAGATACGGCGTATAGTCGATCACCGCCTCCGTTTTTCCATCCAGAGCCTCTCCTTTTAAACAGAaactgacaagaaaaaaaatggcagtGAATTGCAGTTAAAAGAattgcagggggaaaaaaagagtatAACAATTAATATATTGGTTATTTCACTATAAACTAAACttcctttcggcttctcctattagggctGAACTTTATCACCTATGTTTTATTATGTTTCTCTacgtattaaattattcccaaatAGTCTGTTTTTATCATAAACTCTATTTTGCTTGTTGAACCAATCAGATTATGACTTGCTTACTCCAAGGCCCCATAGAAGGCATCCCAAAACGTCGTCGTTTTCACATTCTTTGACTGaacggtcagagagcgcactaatCAGAGCTatcaaaccgcatctgtagcaaactgcacaacctctaatatatattcatgtgtatttaatagcagtttttttcattccacaacagCTGGCAAGAATAGAGGGACATTGTGAgcatatcgatgcttctgctaaagatgatgtatgtggtctgtggctacagtgaaaggagatgtaTTGAACTGGGTTCATTGGGTTTTCTTGCTTTAGCGATGACATTTATTCtctctgtatgagattcctgtctgtgatgcagcgctctgttcttcTGCGTTTCTCGATAACACTGTTTCTATTAGCATCATAATGATAGTTTAGATCTCGTCTGACCTGAAGTCGATTGCTCCGAGTCCAATTAACATTCCTGTAAGAACGCTGGCTTCCTCTCTCAACATGATGGCCCCTTCATCGTAGaacctcctgcacacacacatgtttttcTCTAgatatgtgtatgtatagaattatatattctatttcaaatacagtatacagtgaataaaGTGTC encodes the following:
- the ndufa4b gene encoding cytochrome c oxidase subunit NDUFA4, with protein sequence MLGTVVKQLRSHPALIPLFVFIGGGATMSVLSLCRAALKNPDCTWDHTNNPEPWNKLGPNDQYKLFSITTDYSKLKKDRPDF
- the rundc3ab gene encoding RUN domain-containing protein 3A, which gives rise to MAMGAHAKKGGSRSVAVERKNLITVCRFSVKTLLEKYTAEPIDDSSEEFINFASILEHILSHGFKGAGSWFDGQRSFWDFIRLACSKLQNSCISSIENMENISSSRAKGRAWIRVALMEKRLSEYIATALRDSRTTRRFYDEGAIMLREEASVLTGMLIGLGAIDFSFCLKGEALDGKTEAVIDYTPYLKFTQSYDYLSDDDDCCSVDSSNSDDSIPEHPYIPLVTDEESWRNKCRRMDQRFKIVNAQKGYLEELVRLRESQLKNLEMENKKLNKKLEEIQLQSQQEKRELESVVLELQEQLTSLIPGEANPLSKDISIPLVNQWPSLHTYNNQEESQLYCSHSGSFRSPELLSAHISLDSDSQKTEGKPNGQPWCRADKNFTPSILGLCGSLSSLPSCKSLPSLRSTECLVNISAEPSPALTPS